One window from the genome of Carassius carassius chromosome 15, fCarCar2.1, whole genome shotgun sequence encodes:
- the zgc:158701 gene encoding uncharacterized protein zgc:158701, with product MNFQVPLLVFAVVITTSINCQEQPQVGESNKSPVVKGQVISRHQGKTCNCIGKRNALEQNCPCGLQRQNRILSNDKKAWCQKKGISTFKKCQQLIGENRKEKKGISMPI from the exons ATGAACTTCCAGGTGCCTCTGCTGGTCTTTGCTGTGGTGATTACCACTAGCATCAACTGTCAAG AACAACCTCAGGTGGGAGAATCAAATAAGTCTCCAGTGGTCAAAGGTCAAGTCATATCCAGGCACCAGGGCAAGACATGTAACTGCATTG GGAAAAGAAATGCACTGGAGCAGAACTGTCCCTGTGGGTTGCAACGTCAAAATA GAATCCTCAGTAATGATAAGAAAGCATGGTGCCAAAAGAAGggaatttcaacatttaaaaaatgccaaCAGTTGATTGGAGAAAACAGGAAGGAGAAAAAAGGCATCAGTATGCCGATTTAA